A single Nostoc sp. PCC 7107 DNA region contains:
- a CDS encoding pitrilysin family protein has translation MSQQLIHPGFPASIFRLDNGLTFIHQEIPTTPVVVADVWVRAGAAREPEQWFGMAHFLEHMIFKGTATLAPGDFDHKIENRGGVSNAATSHDYAHYCVTTAAPYLADTLPCLAELLVNASIPDGEFLRERDVVLEEIRSCQDDPDWLGFQSLIKNIYQHHPYGRSVLGTEMELMQQSPDDMRCFHRAHYQPENMTVVVVGGIEQAKAWELVNCSFANFTEPLNCPPSIPITQPVIQGIQRQELCLPRMEQARLLMAWTAPGVDQLRTAYGLDVLSVFLTEGRTSRLVRDLREEQQLVHGVCSNFSLQKESSLFTITAWLEPENLEQVECLIRNHLHDLQTEGITEQELARMRRLLCNEYAFSTETPNQLTGLYGYYNTIAQAEVAVTYPQQIQSFTTQELQQLAKQYLSPQNYAVTILKPC, from the coding sequence TTGTCACAACAATTAATTCATCCGGGTTTTCCAGCCTCCATTTTTCGACTCGACAATGGTTTAACGTTTATTCATCAAGAGATTCCGACTACTCCTGTAGTTGTGGCGGATGTATGGGTGCGTGCTGGAGCAGCCAGAGAGCCAGAACAGTGGTTTGGAATGGCTCATTTTTTAGAACACATGATTTTTAAAGGGACAGCTACACTCGCCCCTGGAGACTTTGATCATAAAATTGAAAATCGTGGTGGTGTGAGCAATGCAGCAACCAGTCACGACTATGCTCATTACTGTGTGACAACAGCTGCACCCTACTTAGCAGATACTTTGCCTTGTCTAGCAGAACTACTAGTAAATGCGTCAATTCCTGATGGTGAATTCTTGCGCGAACGGGATGTAGTGCTAGAAGAAATTCGTTCTTGTCAAGATGATCCTGACTGGCTGGGATTTCAGTCGCTCATCAAAAATATTTATCAGCACCATCCTTATGGACGTTCGGTGTTGGGTACAGAGATGGAACTTATGCAGCAGTCACCCGATGATATGCGCTGTTTTCATCGCGCTCACTATCAGCCAGAAAACATGACTGTAGTAGTTGTTGGTGGCATTGAGCAAGCCAAAGCCTGGGAATTGGTGAATTGCTCATTTGCTAATTTTACCGAACCGCTTAATTGTCCACCATCAATCCCCATAACACAACCAGTAATTCAAGGTATCCAACGTCAAGAACTGTGTTTACCCAGAATGGAACAAGCACGGTTGCTGATGGCGTGGACTGCACCGGGAGTTGATCAACTCCGCACAGCCTACGGCTTAGATGTGTTATCTGTATTTTTAACAGAAGGACGCACCTCTCGCTTAGTCCGTGACTTGCGGGAAGAACAGCAATTAGTACATGGAGTTTGTAGTAATTTTTCTCTCCAAAAAGAATCCAGTTTATTTACTATCACTGCTTGGTTAGAACCAGAAAATCTTGAACAAGTTGAGTGCTTAATTCGCAACCATTTACATGATTTGCAAACGGAAGGCATCACCGAACAAGAATTAGCGAGAATGCGTCGGCTGTTATGTAATGAGTATGCCTTTTCGACAGAAACGCCCAATCAACTAACAGGACTTTATGGTTACTACAACACTATTGCCCAAGCTGAAGTGGCGGTAACTTATCCGCAGCAAATTCAGTCATTTACTACCCAAGAACTGCAACAATTAGCTAAACAGTATCTCTCACCGCAAAATTATGCAGTGACTATCCTGAAACCATGTTAG
- a CDS encoding PilT protein domain-containing protein has product MTDLVTDTHALIWYLEDSPNLSTAANQAFERLKVDDSINC; this is encoded by the coding sequence ATGACTGATTTGGTAACTGATACCCATGCTTTGATTTGGTATTTAGAAGATAGTCCAAACCTCAGCACTGCTGCTAACCAGGCTTTTGAAAGATTAAAAGTAGATGACTCTATCAATTGTTAA